The genome window AAGCGCGAACCCACGCGGAGGACTTCGATTTGCGTAGTGGCTCGGGAAACGGGACGCGGCTCTTGCTCGTCCCCGTCAATCCACATCCGGATTCGCTCCGTGCCTCGTTCGACAACGATCAGGTGCATACCGCCGTATGTGTAATCGGCGCGCATCTGATCGATAGCCCCACCGATTCGGCCCGCCCCCTCCACGCTCAGGCTGCTGAAGCGTTCTTTCGAGTTGAACATGTCGATGGTAAATCCGGGATCGTAGTCGTGACCGCGCTTTGGGCTTCCTGTAAATAGGCCGCCTGCATCCATTCGATTGGAGCGAGGCGACACCACGAGTACTGCTGTCCACACGTCGAGCTTAAGCTCGAACGGCGCGGCTAACTCGTCATCGTTGCCGTCGAACCGTACACCAGCCCTCTTTGAGGCCGTGCCGCGCACGTACTTCGGCGCAGTCTTTTCGCCGGTAGCGGTGAAGACGCACGCGGCCCCCGGCACCACGCTCTTCCACTGAGTTGCGCACCCTGCCGCGTCCAGCCGAAGCGACGACTTGTTCGCCGCGTCCAGATGCACCAGCAATCCGTCTGCCGGCACCCCCGCGCGGACCTGCATGGCGGCGACGATTGCCGAAATGACAACACAGAAGCAGAGCCTAATCATTGAACTCCTTGATGAATGCGATAATCTCGTCGACATACCCAAACGCGAGACCGGTGGATGTGTCGGCACAGCCGTAGTAAATTGCCAATCGCCCCGTGGGGGCGTCGCACAGCGCCGCGCACGGGAACGCCACGTTGGGCACGTCGCCCACGCGTTCGTAGTCCATCTTTGGTGCGAGTAAATAGCGCGTGCCCCTGTGAATCACTTTCCAGGGTTGATCCAAGTCCAGCAAGGCCGCGCCGAAGCTGTATACGAATCCGTTGCACGACGTAAGTACGCCGTGATAGATGAGAAGCCAGCCTTCCTTCGTCTCGATTGGGGTTGGTCCTGCGCCAATCTTCGTGGATTCCCACCCGCCGCGCGTGCCCATGACGTGCCTATGGCAGCCCCAGTGAACCATGTCCGGGCTTTCGCTCAAGAAGATATCGCCAAACGGTGTATGGCCGTTGTCGCTCGGGCGGCTCAGCATCACGTATTTTCCTCGAATCCGTCGAGGAAACAACACGCCGTTCCGGTTGAATGGCAGAAATGCGTTTTCCATCTGATGGAACTTCTCAAAATCATGGGTGTAGGCGAC of Candidatus Hydrogenedentota bacterium contains these proteins:
- a CDS encoding glycoside hydrolase family 130 protein, whose protein sequence is MTASSRNESIVVGEAITNLPWEDRPKGAVDAVWRYSRNPIIPGDLIPSSNSIFNSAVVPFNGGFAGVFRCDDKRRNMQMHRGLSADGLRWAIDDERIHFVCEDGEIGRFVYGYDPRVTWLEDRYYVTWCNGYHGPTIGVAYTHDFEKFHQMENAFLPFNRNGVLFPRRIRGKYVMLSRPSDNGHTPFGDIFLSESPDMVHWGCHRHVMGTRGGWESTKIGAGPTPIETKEGWLLIYHGVLTSCNGFVYSFGAALLDLDQPWKVIHRGTRYLLAPKMDYERVGDVPNVAFPCAALCDAPTGRLAIYYGCADTSTGLAFGYVDEIIAFIKEFND